In Micromonospora sp. NBC_01813, the following are encoded in one genomic region:
- a CDS encoding aldo/keto reductase: MAADGERSAVTLVPGVEMPMLGFGTWQATGEAGYRAVRAALDAGYRHLDTATMYGNEAQVGAAIKDSGLARQDIFVTTKLPPERVGQEARTLAESLAALGTDYVDLWLIHWPPGAGAGVPTWREFIAQRDAGAARAIGVSNHSLEQIDELTERTGVTPAVNQVPWAPAMHDERTVAEHQRRGVVVEGYSPFKNTNLDDPVLTRVARRHQVSAAQVVLRWHLQHGIVVIPKSVTPERIASNLDVFGFTLTAAEMSAIDDLRD; the protein is encoded by the coding sequence ATGGCAGCAGATGGTGAGCGGTCCGCGGTGACTCTCGTACCGGGCGTGGAGATGCCGATGCTCGGCTTCGGCACCTGGCAGGCGACCGGCGAGGCGGGCTACCGGGCGGTGCGGGCCGCCCTGGATGCCGGCTACCGGCATCTGGACACCGCCACGATGTACGGCAACGAAGCGCAGGTCGGTGCGGCGATCAAGGACAGCGGGCTTGCTCGTCAGGACATCTTCGTCACCACCAAGCTCCCGCCCGAGCGAGTCGGTCAGGAGGCGCGGACGCTGGCCGAGAGCCTGGCGGCGCTCGGCACCGACTACGTGGACCTGTGGCTGATCCACTGGCCGCCGGGGGCCGGTGCCGGGGTGCCCACCTGGCGGGAGTTCATCGCCCAGCGCGACGCCGGTGCGGCGCGGGCGATCGGGGTCAGCAACCACAGCCTGGAGCAGATCGACGAGCTGACTGAGCGGACCGGGGTCACCCCGGCGGTCAACCAGGTGCCGTGGGCACCGGCGATGCACGACGAGCGCACGGTGGCCGAGCATCAGCGACGGGGCGTCGTGGTCGAGGGCTACAGCCCGTTCAAGAACACCAACCTCGACGACCCGGTGTTGACCCGGGTCGCCCGCCGGCACCAGGTCAGCGCCGCCCAGGTGGTGCTGCGGTGGCATCTGCAACACGGCATCGTGGTGATTCCCAAGTCGGTGACGCCCGAGCGGATCGCCAGCAACCTGGACGTCTTCGGGTTCACCCTCACCGCGGCGGAGATGTCCGCCATCGACGACCTGCGGGACTGA
- a CDS encoding GH12 family glycosyl hydrolase domain-containing protein has protein sequence MRRPIRASLAAASLLLAGGVLAIVTAAPAQADTVICEQYGTTTIQGRYVVQNNRWGTTAQQCINVTSTGFSVTSQQGSSATNGAPVSYPSVYLGCHYTNCSPGTNLPIQVSRIGSAPTSINYTYVSSGTYNASYDIWLDPTPRTNGVSQMEIMIWFHRQGSIQPIGSPVGNATVAGRSWQVWTGSNGANNVVSYLAPSSITSWSFDVMDFVADVRNRGQITNSWYLTSVQAGFEPWNGGAGIGVNSFSAAVNTGVAPPTTAPPTTAPPTTAPPISPPPPGTGACRVSYTPNTWNNGYTTDVRVTNTGSSTLNGWTLAYQLPAGQTISSSWNATVSQSGSSVTARNLGWNGTLAPNATVSFGYQATYSGSYSSPTSFTLNGTSCGTG, from the coding sequence GTGAGACGTCCGATCCGCGCCAGCTTGGCAGCAGCGTCACTGCTGCTCGCTGGCGGCGTCCTCGCCATCGTCACCGCCGCGCCCGCCCAGGCCGACACGGTGATCTGCGAGCAGTACGGCACCACCACGATCCAGGGTCGTTACGTGGTGCAGAACAACCGCTGGGGCACGACCGCCCAGCAATGCATCAACGTGACCAGCACCGGCTTCTCGGTGACCTCCCAGCAGGGCAGCTCGGCGACCAACGGCGCACCGGTGTCGTACCCGTCGGTCTACCTGGGCTGCCACTACACCAACTGCTCCCCCGGCACGAACCTGCCGATCCAGGTCAGCCGGATCGGCAGCGCACCGACGAGCATCAACTACACCTACGTCAGCTCCGGCACCTACAACGCCTCGTACGACATCTGGTTGGACCCCACGCCGCGCACCAACGGGGTCAGCCAGATGGAGATCATGATCTGGTTCCACCGGCAGGGTTCCATCCAGCCGATCGGCTCGCCGGTCGGCAACGCCACCGTCGCTGGCCGCAGCTGGCAGGTCTGGACCGGCAGCAACGGCGCCAACAACGTCGTCTCCTACCTCGCCCCGTCGTCGATCACCAGTTGGAGTTTCGACGTCATGGACTTCGTCGCCGACGTCCGCAACCGGGGTCAGATCACCAACTCCTGGTATCTGACCAGCGTCCAGGCCGGTTTCGAGCCGTGGAACGGCGGCGCCGGCATCGGAGTGAACTCGTTCTCGGCAGCGGTCAACACCGGAGTCGCGCCACCGACCACCGCACCGCCCACCACCGCACCGCCCACCACCGCACCGCCGATCAGCCCGCCACCGCCGGGCACCGGCGCGTGCCGGGTCAGCTACACCCCGAACACCTGGAACAACGGCTACACGACCGACGTACGCGTCACCAACACCGGCAGCAGCACCCTGAACGGCTGGACCCTCGCGTACCAACTGCCGGCCGGACAGACGATCAGCAGCTCGTGGAACGCCACCGTCTCGCAGAGCGGATCCTCGGTGACCGCACGCAACCTCGGCTGGAACGGCACCCTGGCACCGAACGCCACCGTCTCCTTCGGCTACCAGGCCACGTACAGCGGGTCGTACTCGTCGCCGACCAGTTTCACGCTCAACGGCACCAGCTGCGGCACCGGCTGA